One region of Marivirga arenosa genomic DNA includes:
- a CDS encoding sensor histidine kinase gives MNRFIICLILFIPFQGLSNWQREWDIAIDSSARLSVDEILNGDYFQIKDTAKIKSFGLTSNVIWMKSALDMPEGGSVTLDNPLIRYIDFFLLMGDSIIRHDSFEYQQNRKTGKSELSVLMFDIPQDFKGEMLFRFESSEPLFIKINVVQEEDENVFFAKAAMIGYISAGAVLVLGLLYLIFFISLKDKIYLLYSIYSLTVIITLLRVNGLLYVWFPFLRVLNDFTSIFGSLVSIAVGIFTIYFLQLKKYSKIMLWVIRIMVVLQFVSVIISFLGYNRVAFLYTDFIASLFIPTVIGLSIWLWLKREYKPAKYYLLSFTFLFVGAVIYLLRNYGIIISESIILNHSLDLGIALEMIFLAVGLSKKVDSLRIEKNNLQAENIRILNQKKEELEYLVHERTKMLEAQNEEIIQQQEEITAINDSLEKTVKKRTLQLRIQNEKLLDYAYFNAHKVRGPLARILGLVYLLKLNNTDDIDEMVNQIDESAQELDIVIKEVNTSLTSAEKNDLMDLDEN, from the coding sequence ATGAATCGATTCATAATCTGTTTAATATTATTTATTCCGTTTCAGGGCCTTTCGAATTGGCAAAGAGAATGGGATATTGCGATAGATTCTAGTGCAAGATTATCAGTTGATGAAATACTAAATGGAGATTATTTCCAAATTAAAGATACAGCTAAAATAAAAAGCTTTGGCCTAACTTCAAATGTGATATGGATGAAGTCAGCTCTTGATATGCCTGAGGGAGGATCAGTAACATTAGACAATCCACTAATAAGATATATAGACTTTTTTCTTTTAATGGGAGATTCTATTATTCGACACGATTCATTTGAATATCAACAAAATAGAAAAACAGGTAAATCTGAACTATCAGTTTTAATGTTTGATATTCCACAAGACTTTAAGGGCGAAATGTTATTTAGGTTTGAAAGCTCTGAGCCATTGTTTATAAAGATAAATGTCGTTCAGGAAGAAGATGAAAACGTCTTTTTTGCAAAAGCTGCAATGATAGGATATATATCAGCTGGGGCCGTTCTGGTGCTGGGTTTATTATACCTTATTTTTTTTATTTCGCTAAAAGATAAGATATATCTATTATACTCTATCTATAGTTTGACTGTAATCATCACTTTACTAAGAGTTAATGGCTTGCTTTATGTATGGTTTCCTTTTTTGAGAGTATTAAATGATTTTACATCAATTTTCGGATCACTAGTATCCATCGCTGTAGGGATATTCACAATATATTTTCTTCAGTTAAAGAAGTATTCTAAAATAATGCTATGGGTGATCAGAATTATGGTTGTTTTACAGTTTGTTTCTGTAATTATATCCTTTTTAGGATATAATAGAGTAGCATTTTTATATACTGATTTTATAGCCTCTCTATTTATACCTACTGTTATAGGTTTAAGTATTTGGTTATGGTTAAAAAGAGAGTATAAACCTGCAAAATATTATTTGCTAAGTTTTACTTTTCTTTTTGTGGGGGCCGTTATTTATTTATTAAGAAACTACGGCATTATCATATCCGAATCAATTATTTTAAATCATTCTCTTGATTTAGGAATTGCTTTGGAAATGATTTTTTTGGCAGTAGGCCTTTCTAAAAAGGTAGACTCATTAAGGATAGAAAAAAATAACCTTCAGGCAGAAAATATCCGAATCTTAAATCAAAAAAAAGAAGAATTGGAGTACCTAGTACATGAGCGAACCAAAATGTTAGAGGCTCAAAATGAAGAGATTATACAGCAACAAGAAGAAATTACAGCAATTAATGATTCTTTAGAAAAAACGGTTAAAAAGAGAACCTTACAGCTTCGGATACAAAATGAAAAGCTGCTTGATTATGCTTATTTCAATGCCCATAAAGTTAGAGGTCCCTTGGCTCGAATACTTGGGTTAGTTTATTTATTAAAACTAAATAATACTGATGATATTGACGAAATGGTAAATCAGATTGATGAATCAGCCCAAGAACTAGATATTGTAATTAAAGAAGTAAACACTTCTTTGACAAGTGCTGAAAAGAATGATTTGATGGATTTGGATGAAAATTGA
- a CDS encoding SOUL family heme-binding protein — translation MKAVLIIISILILVFVIVQLYAMQSQNNIETYQYKVNQKFEDFEIRTYDSSLFTSVKLSGNQYKDMSRKGFRTLASYIFGDNKMNESIAMTSPVSMSLEDSMTMMFLVPKKYSKEDLPQPNNTKIEFRQEPNRKVAAIKFGGWANDRKIKKYREKLMEALDKEGIQYSNHFYFFGYNAPFEVFNRKNEIIVDLNNENEAKESLQ, via the coding sequence ATGAAAGCTGTGTTAATTATTATAAGTATCTTGATTTTGGTTTTTGTTATAGTTCAACTTTATGCGATGCAGAGTCAAAATAATATTGAAACTTATCAGTATAAAGTAAATCAAAAGTTCGAAGATTTTGAAATCAGAACATATGATTCAAGTTTGTTTACTTCAGTTAAGCTTTCAGGAAATCAGTATAAAGATATGTCACGAAAGGGCTTTAGAACTCTAGCTTCTTATATTTTTGGAGATAATAAGATGAATGAAAGTATAGCCATGACTTCTCCAGTAAGCATGTCATTAGAAGATTCCATGACTATGATGTTTTTGGTTCCTAAAAAATACAGCAAGGAAGACTTACCACAGCCTAACAATACAAAAATTGAATTTCGTCAGGAACCCAATCGGAAAGTAGCAGCCATTAAGTTTGGAGGCTGGGCTAATGATCGTAAGATAAAAAAATATAGAGAAAAGTTGATGGAAGCCTTAGACAAAGAAGGAATTCAATATTCTAATCATTTTTATTTCTTTGGTTATAATGCGCCATTTGAAGTTTTTAATAGAAAAAATGAGATCATTGTTGATCTTAATAATGAAAATGAAGCGAAGGAGAGTCTTCAATAG
- a CDS encoding proline dehydrogenase family protein, giving the protein MEVTTNPIFDDVSIAYTSKSDRQLKKAYLLFAMMNKGWLVAIGKFFVKLGFALHLPISKIIYWTVYDQFCGGVTIKDSQGTIDELASHKIGTILDYSVEGAKNEKGFDKTMNEILRTIDRAADDDNIPFCVFKPSGVALGKIFTKIQAGKELTEKEKEIDKRSRERIEKLCKAAYDKNVRLLIDAEESWLQDPIDELVYEMMEKYNKDSAIIYNTYQMYRADMFDNLKKAHKRAKERGYFIGAKLVRGAYMEKEADRAEEMGYPNPIQISKERTDIDYNSALEYCVENLNEIAVFNGTHNQYSNYFLAYMMNKHGIEPGDQRVHFAQLYGMSDNISFNLADKGYNVAKYVPYGPVKSVMPYLFRRAEENTSVAGQSSREFSLLKEEMQRRKEERKNK; this is encoded by the coding sequence ATGGAAGTAACTACTAACCCAATATTTGACGATGTATCGATAGCGTACACTAGTAAGTCAGATCGCCAGTTGAAAAAGGCATATTTGTTATTCGCTATGATGAATAAAGGTTGGCTTGTGGCAATTGGTAAATTTTTTGTTAAACTCGGTTTTGCTTTACATCTCCCTATCAGTAAAATCATTTACTGGACTGTTTATGATCAGTTTTGTGGTGGCGTAACCATTAAAGATAGTCAAGGTACAATTGACGAATTAGCCTCTCATAAAATCGGAACTATCTTAGATTATTCAGTTGAAGGTGCTAAAAATGAAAAGGGATTCGATAAAACAATGAATGAAATCCTAAGAACAATTGACAGAGCAGCTGATGATGATAATATTCCTTTCTGCGTTTTTAAGCCATCAGGAGTAGCACTAGGGAAAATATTTACAAAAATACAAGCAGGAAAAGAACTTACTGAAAAGGAGAAGGAGATTGATAAAAGAAGTAGAGAACGAATTGAGAAATTATGTAAGGCTGCTTATGATAAAAATGTTAGATTGTTAATTGATGCTGAGGAAAGTTGGCTTCAAGATCCAATTGATGAACTGGTTTATGAAATGATGGAAAAATACAATAAAGATTCAGCCATCATTTATAACACCTATCAGATGTATAGAGCTGATATGTTTGACAACCTTAAAAAAGCACATAAAAGAGCTAAAGAAAGAGGATATTTTATAGGAGCAAAGTTGGTAAGAGGTGCTTATATGGAGAAGGAAGCAGACAGAGCCGAAGAAATGGGCTACCCAAACCCGATTCAAATTTCTAAAGAAAGAACTGATATTGATTACAATTCAGCTTTAGAGTATTGTGTTGAAAATCTTAATGAAATTGCTGTATTCAATGGAACGCATAATCAATACAGTAATTACTTTTTAGCTTACATGATGAATAAGCATGGTATTGAACCAGGAGATCAGCGAGTTCACTTTGCTCAATTATATGGAATGAGTGATAATATATCATTTAACCTTGCTGATAAAGGTTATAATGTGGCCAAGTATGTTCCCTATGGACCAGTAAAATCAGTAATGCCTTATCTTTTCAGAAGAGCGGAAGAAAATACTTCTGTTGCCGGGCAGAGTAGTCGTGAGTTCTCTCTACTTAAAGAAGAAATGCAAAGAAGAAAAGAAGAGAGAAAGAATAAGTAA
- a CDS encoding S41 family peptidase yields the protein MKYLLFLFAFIGSFVLNAQSPIMQPSISPDGTQLAFSYQGDIWVSDFNGEKSSRITIHQAYESNPIWTSDGKKIVFSSDRFGNEDIFSIPAVGGEPSRLTYHSASDIPYSVASNGDIIFTTSRNYKQVERESEIFVLKNSSTTETRFMDALGLEPSISPDGKKVAFVRGTCRIEREAYEGPANRDVWVYDMPSGEYQQITTDAHNDFAPQWLSNNELLYISGKSGRYNIHKQSLEGEAEQLTSEKDFGILSFSISRAAGKIAYQTAEKSYTFDLPTKVKSTIDIEIATDYRFDPVVKENMKNRVDEFAISPNGKFIAFVNRGEIFVSRNDKEDDKSVRLTDGPARERDISWLNDEVLLFISDREGQNDLYSIQSTNEQEKDLFYSFKRKVNRLTKTEEEESNPVVSPDGKKLALLQGGSKLQVFDIDASGNLSNGKVLLDGWDEPSGISWSPDSKWLAYSKSDLNFNSEVFIHAADNSREAVNVSMHPKRDYNPIWSKDGSKLGFVSERNNGDSDIWFAWLKKEDWEKSQAQWKRYEKEAKDKEKEKKEGDSKEEKKEEKVADVDIDFDKIYLRLQQITRFTGGESDFAFDEKGEFIYYINSGVSRKDYEIERALYKIKWDGSDKKMITGTSEPYGIAKTPIQGKLYFMMKGGLISQLEIKSDKIEKLPVSAEMKIRYQEELAQIFEEGWRILEARFYDPEFHGQDWDALKAQYKPIALSASTKQDFQSFYNLMLGQLNASHMGLYGRNEQKETQSERTGLLGVEGEVLNGGFKISRIVMNSPADKNESKLQTGDIIKAVNLQNVEDATNFFALLEGTANERTLLTIERNGEEKEVIIWPSNSLRSELYDEWVENRRALVDEYSEGKLGYLHIQGMNWTSFERFERELTAAAYGKDGIVIDVRYNGGGWTTDYLMAVLNVDQHAYTIPRGAAQSLKEHKNFKENYPFGERLPLASWTKPSVALCNQNSYSNAEIFSHAYKTLDLGTLVGTPTFGAVISTGGAGLQDGSYIRVPFRAWYVKATEENMENGPAVPDVIIDNPPAYKAKNVDPQLKKSVEVLLKQLN from the coding sequence ATGAAATACTTACTTTTCCTTTTTGCTTTTATTGGAAGTTTTGTTTTGAATGCGCAATCCCCTATAATGCAACCTTCTATTTCTCCCGATGGTACACAATTAGCCTTTAGCTATCAAGGGGATATCTGGGTGTCAGATTTCAATGGTGAAAAATCTTCAAGGATCACTATTCATCAGGCCTATGAATCAAATCCAATATGGACTTCAGATGGTAAAAAAATAGTTTTTTCAAGTGATCGTTTTGGAAATGAAGATATTTTCAGCATTCCAGCTGTAGGGGGTGAGCCAAGCCGTTTAACCTATCATTCGGCTTCTGATATTCCTTATAGTGTAGCATCAAATGGGGATATTATTTTCACAACCAGTAGAAATTATAAGCAGGTAGAAAGAGAGTCAGAAATATTTGTTTTAAAGAATTCGTCTACCACTGAGACTCGATTTATGGATGCCTTAGGTTTAGAACCTTCAATTTCTCCTGATGGAAAGAAAGTAGCCTTTGTACGTGGCACTTGTCGAATTGAAAGAGAGGCTTATGAGGGTCCTGCAAATCGTGATGTTTGGGTTTATGATATGCCTTCAGGAGAATATCAACAGATTACTACTGATGCCCATAATGATTTCGCACCTCAATGGTTAAGTAATAACGAACTACTCTATATTTCAGGAAAATCAGGAAGATATAATATTCATAAACAATCTTTAGAAGGAGAAGCAGAGCAATTGACCTCAGAAAAGGATTTTGGCATTTTATCTTTTTCTATCAGCCGGGCAGCGGGTAAGATAGCCTATCAAACTGCTGAAAAGTCTTATACTTTTGACTTGCCAACAAAAGTAAAGTCAACCATCGATATTGAAATTGCTACAGATTACCGTTTTGACCCGGTAGTGAAGGAAAATATGAAAAATAGAGTAGATGAATTTGCCATTTCTCCCAATGGAAAATTTATAGCATTTGTTAATAGAGGTGAAATTTTTGTAAGTAGGAACGATAAAGAAGATGATAAATCGGTTCGATTAACGGATGGCCCTGCTCGTGAAAGAGATATTAGTTGGTTAAATGATGAAGTGTTATTATTCATATCAGATCGTGAAGGACAAAATGATCTCTACAGTATTCAATCAACGAATGAACAAGAAAAGGACCTATTCTATTCATTCAAAAGGAAAGTAAATCGCTTAACGAAAACAGAGGAAGAAGAGTCCAATCCCGTAGTGAGTCCAGATGGTAAGAAATTAGCCTTATTGCAAGGAGGGAGCAAATTGCAAGTATTTGATATTGATGCATCAGGGAATTTAAGTAACGGAAAAGTGTTATTAGATGGATGGGATGAGCCTTCTGGTATTAGTTGGTCGCCTGATAGCAAATGGTTGGCATACAGCAAATCTGATTTGAATTTCAATAGCGAGGTTTTTATTCATGCCGCTGATAATAGTAGAGAAGCTGTTAACGTGAGTATGCATCCCAAAAGAGATTATAATCCCATATGGAGCAAAGATGGTAGTAAATTAGGTTTTGTATCCGAAAGAAATAATGGGGATAGTGATATATGGTTTGCATGGCTGAAAAAGGAGGATTGGGAAAAATCACAAGCGCAATGGAAACGATATGAGAAGGAGGCAAAAGATAAAGAAAAGGAGAAAAAAGAAGGCGATAGTAAGGAAGAGAAAAAGGAGGAGAAAGTAGCTGATGTCGATATTGATTTTGATAAGATTTACCTTCGTCTTCAACAGATTACTCGCTTCACTGGTGGAGAGTCAGATTTTGCATTTGATGAAAAAGGTGAATTTATATACTACATCAATAGTGGAGTAAGCCGTAAAGACTATGAAATTGAAAGAGCGCTATACAAAATTAAATGGGATGGTAGCGATAAGAAAATGATTACTGGTACATCAGAACCTTATGGTATTGCCAAAACTCCTATACAGGGAAAGCTTTACTTTATGATGAAAGGAGGCTTGATTTCACAACTTGAAATAAAATCTGATAAAATTGAAAAATTACCAGTAAGCGCTGAAATGAAAATTCGATATCAGGAAGAGCTGGCTCAAATTTTTGAAGAAGGCTGGAGAATACTAGAAGCAAGATTTTATGATCCTGAATTTCATGGGCAAGACTGGGATGCTTTAAAAGCACAATATAAGCCGATTGCTTTATCGGCCTCTACTAAGCAGGATTTTCAAAGCTTTTACAATTTAATGTTGGGTCAACTTAATGCCTCCCATATGGGGCTTTATGGTAGAAATGAGCAGAAAGAAACTCAAAGTGAAAGAACAGGTCTCTTAGGAGTAGAAGGGGAAGTTTTAAATGGGGGCTTTAAAATTAGTCGAATTGTGATGAATAGTCCTGCTGATAAAAATGAAAGTAAATTACAAACAGGAGATATAATTAAAGCCGTTAATCTGCAAAATGTTGAGGATGCTACAAACTTCTTTGCTTTATTGGAAGGAACAGCGAATGAACGTACTCTATTAACAATTGAGCGGAACGGAGAGGAAAAAGAGGTCATTATATGGCCCAGCAATTCACTACGCTCAGAGCTTTATGATGAATGGGTGGAAAATAGAAGAGCGCTTGTGGACGAATATTCTGAGGGTAAGCTAGGGTATTTACATATACAAGGCATGAATTGGACTTCTTTTGAGCGATTTGAGCGAGAGCTAACAGCAGCGGCTTATGGTAAAGATGGAATTGTAATTGATGTTCGCTATAATGGTGGAGGATGGACTACTGATTATTTGATGGCGGTTTTAAATGTAGATCAACATGCTTATACCATTCCTAGAGGAGCAGCCCAAAGCTTGAAGGAACATAAGAATTTTAAGGAGAATTATCCTTTTGGAGAGCGACTTCCACTTGCTTCTTGGACTAAACCATCTGTCGCTTTATGTAATCAAAATTCCTATTCCAATGCTGAAATCTTTTCACATGCCTATAAAACCCTTGATTTGGGTACCTTAGTGGGTACTCCAACTTTTGGAGCTGTAATTTCTACTGGCGGAGCAGGCTTACAAGATGGTTCTTACATTCGAGTGCCTTTTAGAGCCTGGTATGTTAAAGCGACTGAAGAAAATATGGAGAATGGCCCTGCTGTGCCTGATGTTATTATCGATAATCCACCTGCTTATAAAGCAAAAAATGTGGATCCACAATTGAAGAAATCAGTAGAAGTTTTATTAAAGCAGTTGAATTAA
- a CDS encoding tetratricopeptide repeat-containing sensor histidine kinase: protein MNRFIWTLAFILLSISSVYSQVVVEQVCSAKTQEVISISEEKDQGGNSIAAIQVLEDELETKLSDQCKALIYLNLGSLYHKYNKLVQAVKYLDEANKIFAAYEMYNEQITAINLISGSYYILGDHDISAKNTLTAIKIAKKHQLNERLDVLYNNLASSYGELQYNDSAIKYVQYSIELANENQNTSTLLHALSTKAETQLRSGEYTEAELQFEEVIELGRKEKILSSYLESNCLFGIAKAKFLNNDPISARDYGRKAFSLAIEDNHIKIAELSAKLLYEIWEKLDDSDSAYYYLTQYVMAQEKIKPNENLSQLNRFRMRKAELQILEKEQETEKQKYYTILGTISAALLLLLFIVIFLFYRNSNKLNHQLKEKNDLIHKANSQLANQRDELNNLNKVKDRVFSAVIHDFKTPMNTLESMLNMLIKKYMTPDEASENAKKLLLKLKKSRLAINSTIAWIKTQLEGYTAQEQEIELGNFISEIKSYHSSELQKKQIRLKTQIDKDLRFISDRELLFIILNNLISNAIKFSNDKSEIKITSQEEGGRLILKVEDKGVGMKKNELNRIFSLETLSKEGTAAETGSGLGLKISNELIANLGGEITAESDEESGSTFYVRIKLKKVDT, encoded by the coding sequence ATGAACAGATTTATTTGGACGCTTGCTTTCATTTTACTTTCTATTTCCTCCGTATATAGCCAAGTAGTGGTAGAGCAAGTTTGTTCTGCAAAAACTCAAGAAGTCATTTCAATTTCTGAAGAAAAAGATCAGGGTGGAAATTCAATCGCAGCCATTCAAGTTTTGGAGGATGAGTTAGAAACCAAATTATCTGATCAATGCAAAGCCCTCATTTATTTAAACTTAGGAAGTCTTTACCATAAGTATAATAAATTAGTACAAGCTGTAAAGTATTTGGATGAAGCCAATAAAATATTTGCAGCGTATGAAATGTATAATGAGCAAATAACAGCGATCAACCTCATCAGTGGTAGTTATTATATTTTAGGTGATCATGATATATCAGCAAAAAATACTTTAACCGCTATTAAAATAGCAAAAAAGCATCAGCTAAATGAGCGTTTAGATGTTCTCTATAACAATTTAGCAAGTTCTTATGGTGAATTACAATACAACGACTCTGCGATAAAATATGTACAGTATTCAATTGAATTAGCCAATGAGAATCAAAACACATCTACTCTATTACACGCTCTTTCAACTAAAGCTGAAACTCAACTTAGAAGCGGAGAGTATACTGAGGCTGAATTACAATTTGAAGAAGTAATTGAATTAGGTAGAAAAGAAAAAATACTATCATCATACTTAGAATCAAACTGTCTTTTTGGAATTGCAAAAGCTAAATTCCTAAATAATGATCCTATCAGCGCACGTGATTATGGAAGGAAAGCCTTCAGTTTAGCCATTGAAGACAATCATATTAAAATAGCTGAACTCAGTGCAAAACTATTGTATGAAATATGGGAAAAGCTAGATGATTCTGATAGTGCATATTATTATTTGACACAATATGTGATGGCTCAAGAAAAGATAAAGCCAAATGAAAACTTAAGTCAGCTAAACAGATTTAGAATGCGTAAAGCCGAACTTCAGATTCTGGAAAAAGAACAAGAAACTGAAAAGCAGAAATATTATACTATTTTAGGTACTATTTCAGCAGCCTTATTATTATTACTTTTTATAGTAATTTTTCTATTCTACAGAAACTCTAATAAGCTTAATCATCAGTTAAAAGAAAAAAATGATTTGATCCATAAAGCTAATTCTCAGTTAGCCAATCAGAGAGATGAATTAAATAATTTAAATAAAGTGAAAGATAGAGTCTTCTCTGCTGTAATTCATGATTTTAAAACTCCCATGAATACTTTGGAAAGCATGCTCAATATGCTGATAAAGAAATACATGACTCCTGATGAAGCCTCTGAAAATGCAAAAAAACTGTTGCTTAAATTGAAGAAATCAAGATTAGCTATTAACAGTACCATAGCTTGGATAAAAACTCAACTTGAAGGTTACACAGCACAAGAGCAAGAGATAGAATTAGGGAATTTTATATCTGAAATTAAGAGTTATCATAGCAGTGAATTACAGAAAAAACAGATAAGACTGAAAACTCAAATTGATAAAGATTTAAGGTTTATTTCTGATCGAGAACTATTATTTATTATCCTAAATAATCTAATTTCAAATGCAATTAAATTCTCTAATGATAAAAGTGAAATAAAAATTACTTCGCAAGAAGAAGGTGGTAGGCTCATTTTAAAAGTTGAAGACAAAGGCGTAGGAATGAAAAAAAACGAGCTAAATAGAATATTCTCTTTGGAGACCTTATCAAAAGAAGGAACTGCTGCCGAAACAGGTTCTGGTTTAGGTTTAAAAATTTCTAATGAATTAATAGCAAACCTAGGTGGTGAAATTACTGCCGAAAGCGATGAAGAAAGTGGTAGCACTTTTTATGTAAGAATAAAGCTAAAAAAAGTAGACACCTAA
- the lysS gene encoding lysine--tRNA ligase yields MHLSEQEIERRKSREELTNLGINPYPAESYPINVTAKEIKEQYDDEKKNYQEVSIAGRLMSRRIMGKASFAEIQDSTGRIQIYVNRDEICPDEDKTLYNTVFKKLLDIGDIIGIKGYVFKTQVGETSIHVKEFTVLTKSLRPLPITKETTDEDGNVKRYDAFTDSEQRYRQRYVDLIVNPEVRETFKKRTKLVNSMRNFLGDKGYLEVETPILQPLYGGAAARPFKTHHNTLDMTLYLRIANELYLKRLIVGGYDGVFEFAKDFRNEGMSRFHNPEFTQVELYVAYKDYEWMMNLVEEMVEKVALDIHGTTEVQVGENVINFQRPWKRYTMYEAIEHFTGIDISEMNEDELRKTAQKLEVPVDDSMGKGKLIDEIFGEKCEGQLIQPTFITDYPIEMSPLAKKHPTKEGLVERFEAICNGKEICNAFSELNDPIDQRQRFEEQLELGKRGDDEAMVLDEDFLRALEYGMPPTAGLGIGIDRLSMIMTNSNSIQDVLFFPQMKPEKKAKVATEADFVEAGVPKEWAPVVMEAGYKTVEEMKEVKHTKLHHQISGLKKKMKLDLPSVSPDDVKEWVS; encoded by the coding sequence ATGCATTTAAGCGAACAGGAAATAGAAAGACGTAAAAGTAGGGAGGAACTTACTAATCTTGGTATTAATCCTTATCCGGCAGAATCATACCCAATAAATGTTACTGCTAAAGAGATTAAAGAGCAATATGATGATGAAAAGAAAAATTACCAGGAAGTAAGCATCGCGGGTCGTTTGATGAGTAGAAGAATAATGGGTAAAGCTTCTTTTGCTGAAATTCAGGATAGTACAGGAAGAATCCAGATCTATGTAAATAGAGATGAGATTTGTCCTGATGAAGACAAGACTTTATATAATACAGTATTTAAAAAGCTTTTAGATATTGGAGATATAATCGGAATTAAAGGGTATGTTTTCAAAACACAGGTAGGAGAGACCTCAATTCACGTTAAGGAATTTACTGTTCTTACAAAATCACTTCGTCCTTTACCGATCACAAAAGAAACAACAGATGAAGATGGAAATGTGAAAAGATATGATGCTTTCACAGATTCAGAGCAAAGATACCGCCAGCGTTATGTGGATTTAATTGTAAACCCAGAGGTTCGAGAAACTTTCAAAAAGAGAACTAAACTGGTGAATTCAATGCGTAATTTCTTAGGTGACAAAGGTTATCTGGAAGTTGAAACGCCAATTCTTCAGCCTTTATATGGTGGTGCTGCAGCTAGACCTTTCAAAACGCATCATAATACTTTAGATATGACCTTATATTTAAGGATTGCAAATGAATTATATCTTAAGAGATTAATTGTTGGGGGCTATGATGGTGTGTTTGAATTTGCAAAAGACTTCCGTAACGAAGGAATGTCTCGTTTCCATAATCCAGAATTTACTCAAGTGGAGCTTTATGTAGCTTACAAAGATTATGAGTGGATGATGAACTTAGTGGAAGAAATGGTTGAAAAAGTGGCTTTAGATATTCACGGAACTACTGAAGTACAGGTAGGAGAGAATGTAATTAATTTCCAACGCCCGTGGAAAAGATATACCATGTATGAAGCAATTGAGCATTTTACAGGGATTGATATATCCGAAATGAATGAAGATGAACTTCGTAAAACAGCTCAGAAACTAGAAGTGCCGGTTGATGATTCAATGGGGAAAGGTAAACTAATTGATGAGATATTTGGTGAGAAGTGTGAAGGTCAACTCATTCAACCAACCTTTATTACAGATTATCCAATTGAAATGTCACCGCTTGCTAAGAAACATCCTACTAAAGAAGGATTAGTAGAGAGATTTGAGGCGATTTGTAATGGAAAAGAAATATGTAATGCTTTCTCTGAGTTAAATGACCCAATAGATCAAAGGCAAAGATTTGAAGAACAACTTGAGCTTGGTAAAAGGGGAGATGATGAAGCCATGGTGTTGGATGAAGACTTCCTTAGAGCATTAGAATACGGTATGCCACCAACAGCAGGTTTAGGTATTGGTATTGACAGATTAAGTATGATCATGACCAATAGCAATTCAATTCAAGATGTTTTATTCTTTCCGCAAATGAAGCCAGAGAAGAAAGCTAAAGTGGCTACTGAGGCTGATTTTGTAGAAGCGGGAGTGCCTAAAGAATGGGCTCCAGTAGTAATGGAAGCAGGTTATAAAACCGTGGAAGAAATGAAGGAAGTAAAACATACTAAGCTACATCATCAAATTTCAGGTTTGAAAAAGAAAATGAAGCTGGACCTACCAAGTGTAAGTCCTGATGATGTGAAAGAATGGGTAAGCTAA
- a CDS encoding universal stress protein, which yields MKNILVSVDFNEQEKAVVDKAYEMGAAFKAKIWLVHIAAPEPDFVGYGVGPQYIREMRASELREEHELLQKYTKKLVDKGVEAEALLVQGATIEMIIKEAEKLKADMIIAGHHEHNFLYKAFMESVSNGIIKKSKIPLLLVPIK from the coding sequence ATGAAAAATATATTAGTTTCAGTTGACTTTAATGAACAAGAAAAGGCAGTAGTTGATAAAGCTTATGAAATGGGTGCTGCATTTAAAGCTAAAATATGGTTAGTGCATATTGCTGCTCCTGAGCCTGATTTTGTAGGCTATGGAGTAGGTCCTCAATATATAAGAGAAATGAGAGCTTCAGAGCTGAGAGAGGAACATGAGCTTTTGCAAAAGTATACTAAAAAACTTGTTGATAAGGGAGTAGAAGCAGAGGCTTTATTAGTTCAAGGAGCTACTATTGAAATGATTATTAAGGAGGCTGAAAAACTAAAAGCTGATATGATTATAGCAGGACATCATGAACATAATTTTTTATATAAAGCATTTATGGAAAGTGTTTCTAATGGTATAATTAAAAAATCTAAAATTCCATTATTACTTGTGCCTATAAAGTGA